In Gemmatimonadaceae bacterium, the genomic window TTCGCCGCGCCGAGCTGCATCAGGACGATCTTGCCAGTGTCGATCGACTCGTGGCGGTACCCCGCCGTCCTCGAGAAGACGAGCACCCGCGGCTGGCCCGGCAGCACGGCCGGTGGAGGCGTGTCGGCCGGCGTGCAGGCGGCCACGACGGCGAGGCACAGGACGGCGAGGTACGTGCGGGACACGCGCATCTGATGGGGAGCGGAGTGGGTGTGGACCGACGGGCGGTGGAACGGCATCGATGGGCGGACAGGCGACGTCGGGTCGCGGCGCGCACGCGGGGTGCGCGTCCGCGCCGCTAGGCGGTGGGAGACCCCACGCGCACCAGCTTGTTCGAGGTGAGGTACCTGTAACTCTGGTCGAGCGCGGAGAACACGTCGCCGCTGACCTTGTCCATCTCGACCACCATCCACTTCGTGTTGCCTGCGGCCGCCTTCACGATCGCGGGAAAGTCCTGCGTGCCGCTGCCCACCGGCGACATCGGGTCGGGATTGTCGGCGGCGAGGTTGTCATGATAGACCGCCGGACCGTCCTTGATGTGCAGGAACTGCGCGCGCGCGCCAAGCTTGGCCACGACCGCAGCGGGCACGTGGCCGGCCACCTTCACCCAGTAGGTGTCCACCTCGAAGAACACATCCGGTGAGAGCTCCTCGAGCAGCACCTCGTACGGGTGCCGTCCGCCGACCGTGTTGCGGTACTCCCACCAGTGGTTGTGCACGCCGAACGTGAGGCCGTTGTCCTTCGCGATCACGCTCGACTCGTTGTAGATCCGTGCGAGTTCCTTCGTCCCCTCGAGCGTGGAGTAGCGCCTGTCCTCGGGCCAGCCGTGCCAGATCATGTGCGTGCTGCCATAGGCCTTCGCGGTGTCGAGCATGGCCTGCCGGTTGGCGCCCTGCGGGATCTCGATGTGCGACGCGACGGCGGTGAGGCCGGCGTCCCGCAGCGCCTGCGCGGCCTGCGTGAGCGTCACGCCCTCGGGCCAGAACGCGGTCTCCACGTGGTCGAAGCCGATCGACTTGACACGTCGCAGCGTGCCGGCAAGGTCTGCCTTGATGGCGTCGCGCACCGTGTAGAGCTGCAGTGCGATGCCGGCGGCTGGCACGGCGGCGGTGGCTCCGGGACGCGGTGGCTCCGGGTCAGCAGCACTGTCCGCACCACGTGCCGGCGCGGGCTTCGCGCACGACACCAGCGGCAGCGCACCCGCGCCGAGCAGCCCGAGCGCGGCAGCCTGGATGAATTCGCGGCGCGGCAGCGTTGCAGAGGATTCGTCACGAGCGGGACGCTGGATCGTCATCAGTCCATCCGGGCGCAGTGGGGGGAACGACTGACCTGCCACGCCCTGCGATGTAATCGATGGTCAGGGCACAGGCGAGCCAGCCCCCGTCCCCTGCCCGAACCACCCCGCGGCCTCGGCCTCGGCCAGCCGGCCCTCGATGTAGGCCCACATCGACGGGCACCCGGCGATGATCGACGGCGCCACCCGCGCACGCACCCGATCGACGGTGATCCCGTTCTCCCGCCAGCTCTGGCCGTTGTTGGCGAGGTTCAGCAGCACCGGCATCACGCGGTCGGCGGCATTGGCGAAGCGTGCCTCGGCGGTCTCCCCCGCCTCGAACTCCTCCCACAGCGCGAGGAATCGCGCCCCCTGCCCCGCTGGCAGCAGGCCGAAGATCCGTTCCACCGCCACCCGCTCGGCCGCCTTCCGCTCGGCCAGCCCGCTCTCGGCGTAGAAGATCGTGTCCCCGGTGTCGATCTCGCCGATGTCATGCACCAGCAGCATCGCGATCACGTGGTCCACCTGCACCGGCTCGGCCGCATGCGGCGCCAGCGTCGCGGCGAGCATCGCGATCTGCCAGCTGTGCTCAGCCGAGTTCTCCTGGCGATCCAGTCCCAGCGGCCGCGTCCTTCGCGTCACGCCCTTGAGCTTGTCCAGCTCCAGGATGAAGTCCACGATCTTCTGCATCGCAGGATACTACCCTTGCCGACATCGCTGGAACAGCGTCAACGCACAGCGGCAAACTGCGCAAATGACGCAAGGAGGTCGGTGCGAGTGGAGCCTGCCACACACACACGAACCTCTTCGCGTCCTCTCCGCCCTGTGCGACTTCGCGTCACAGCCGTTCGCCGCGCCAGGACCAGGTCAGCGGGCGACGACGTTCAGGACCAGCGTGCACGTCTCGTAGACCGGAATTGTGCTGAGGTCGGGCTGGAAGGTCACGCCGTCGAGCTGCTGGTTGATCCACTCGAAGCGGATCGGCGTGGTGCCGACGGGGAGCGTGCCGGCGGACTCGGTCTGCGTGTAGCTCGGCGCGGCGTAGGGATAGCCGGCCGCGTGGCCGTAGAGCAGCGCGCCGCTGGCGTCGTTCCTCATCGTGAACGTCGTGTACCCGCCGATGGATGTGCCGCGCAGCGTGCCCGGCGCGATTGCGGGGCCGGTGGGGACGGGGGACGCGCTCGCGGTCGTCACCAGTTCGGCGCGCTTCTGGAAGCCCTTCCGCACCGTGATGGCGTACCGCGAACCCTTGTCGCAGGTGGCAATGCCACTCACAGCCTGGATCTGTCCGACGGACGCACCGCCCCCGCCACTGCCGGACCCGCCCTTCAGCAGGGGGGCGGCGTCGGCAGCCGGCGCGGTGGCATCGGCACAGGCCACGAGCGTGAACGAGATGAGCGTGAACGAGATGAGCGTGGCCGCGAGGCCGGACGTCGTGCGGACGGACATGGGGGTTCTCCTGGCGCGGTGGATTGGCGGGGATCGGGCCCCGGTGCACGCCTCCTTCGCACCACGTGTTCCACCGTCATGACGAATGCGAAGTCCCTGTGGGGCAGGGACTTGCACATGCCGGGCGGGAATAGTCCGGTCGACGGCTGGCACGAATCAATACACGACCGCATCGTCCTGATTCACGCGACTGCCCCCTGCGCCACCGGGCTCCCTTCCGCCACGCCTGATTCATGCGACGTCCCGCGCGTCATCTCGAACGTCCCGTCCTGGCCGGGCTTGCCGCGCTCGCCCTCGGTGCCAGCGCGGCCACCGGCGCCGGTGCACAGCCGCGGCCCCCCGACCTGCTCGTCTCCAACGTGAGCCTGGTGGACGTGGTCACGGGGCGGGTGCGTGCCGGCCAGTCGATCGCCACCCGCGGTGACACGATCCTGCGCATCGGCCCGGCGCGCAGCATGCGCGGGCTGCGTGCCGCGCGCAGGATCGACGGCACGGGGAAGTTCGTGATCCCGGCGCTCTGGGACATGCACGTGCACTTCGGTGGCGGGCCTTCGCTGGTGGCGGAGAACCGCGCCCTGCTGCCGCTCTACACGGCACACGGGATCGTGGCGGTGCGCGATGCCGCGGGCGACCTGTCCGCGCAGGTGCTCGCGTGGCGCGACTCGATCGCGGCCGGCACGCTCGCGGGCCCGAGACTCTTCACCTCCGGACCGAAGATCGAGGGCATCAACTCGGTGTGGCCCGGTGACATCGAGATCGACACCCGCGCCGGCGTGGACAGCGCGCTGGACCGCCTGCAGGCCATGCGGGTGGATTTCGTGAAGCTCACCGACAACACACTCCAGCCCGCGCTGTTCCGCTACGCACTCGGTGCGATCCGCACCCGCGGCCTTCGCAGCAGCGCGCACATCCCCGCCACCGTGTCCGTGCGCGAGGCCGTCACGCTCGGCCTCGGCTCCATCGAGCACCTGGCGTATGCCGTGCGCGCCGGCGCCGAGCGTGAGGGGCGCCCCACGCCGGCCGACGTGATCGCCGCGTTCGACTCCGCCACGGCGATGGGCACGTACCGCCTGATGGCCGAGCGCGGCACCGCCATCACGCCGACGCTCAACATCAGCCGGACGCTGGCGTTCCTGGACATGGACACCCACGCGAACGATCCCTACCTGCGGTACATCGGGCCGGGGCTGCAGGCCACCTATCAGGGCCGTGTCACGCGCGCGGCACAGGCTGACGCAGCGGCCATCGAGCGGCGCCACCGCAGCTACGCGTTCACCAGTGCCCGCCTGCCGATGCTGCAGCGTGCCGGCGTGCTGATCCTCGCCGGCACCGACGCCGGGTTCCTCAACTCGTTCGACTACCCCGGCATTGGCCTGCACGACGAGCTGCAGTTGATGGTGGAGAGCGGCCTCACCCCGCTGCAGGCGCTGCGCGCCGCGACGATCAACGGAGCGACCTTCCTCGGCAGCACAGCACGCCATGGCACGATCGCGACCGGCAAGGCGGCCGACCTCCTCCTCCTCGACCGCAATCCGCTCACCGACATCACCGCCACGCGCGCCATCCACGCGCTGGTGCAGCGCGGCACCTACCTCGATCGCGCGGCGCTGGACGCACTCCTCGCTGCGACCGCTGCGGCCGTCGCGGCGATGCCCAGGCCCTGACGGGGCAACCGCTTCGACACAGCTGCCTTGCGTCGAGGCTGTGGCTCCCTAGAGCGGAGGCACACTCACCCAGCTGCCACCCGCAGCAGCAGACGCGACGACGGATTCGACGAAGACGACCCCCTGCACCCCATCGACGACCGTGGGGAACTGCACCGCCGGGTCGGGCGGCGCGCCGGTGCGACGTGCGCGGATGGCGGCGGCGATCTCGGTGTAGGTGGTTGCAAACGCCTCGAGGTAGCCCTCGGGATGCCCGCTCGGAATGCGCGTCACCCGTGCCGCCGCCGCGCCGGCTGCCCCGGTGCCACGGGAGATCACCTGGGTCGCCTGGCCGAACGGCGACCAGTGCAGCTGGTTCGGGTGCTCCTGCCGCCACTCCAGGCCGCCCTTCGAGCCGTAGACGCGCAGGCGGAGGTTGTTCTCGTTGCCCGGCGCCACCTGGCTCGCCCAGAGCGCACCGCGGGCGCCGCCATCGAAGCGCAGCAGCACCTGTGCGTTGTCGTCCAGCCGGCGGCCCTCCACGAAGGCACTCAGCTCGGCCAGCAGCTCGCGCACCGTGAGGCCCGTCACGAAATGCGCGAGCTGGTAGGCGTGCGTCCCGATGTCGCCGATGCAGCCGCCCGCGCCCGCGCGCGACGGGTCGGTGCGCCAGTCGGCCTGCTTCTGCCCCGACGTCTCGACCGACTCCGTGAGCCAGTCCTGCGGATACTCCACCTGCACCACGCGGAGGTCACCCAGCAGCCCCTCGTGCACCATCTGCCGCGCCTGCCGCACCATGGGGTAGCCGGTGTAGTTGTACGTCACGGCGAACAGCAGGCCAGCCTGCGTCGCCAGCGCGTGCAGCCGCCGTGCATCACCCGACGTCGTGGCCAGCGGCTTGTCGCAGATGACGTGGATGCCCGCCGCCAGGAAAGCCTCGGCCACCGGCGCGTGCATGTGGTTCGGCGTCACGATCGACACCGCCTCGATGCCATCGACGCGGGCCGACTCGGCCTGCGCCATGGCGGCGTAGTCGCTGTAGATGCGATCGTCGGCCAGGCCGAGGGCACGACCCGACCGCTGCGCCTTGTCGGGCGTGGAGGCCAGCGCGCCCGCCACCAGCTCGAACTGGCCGTCCAGCCGCGCCGCGAAGCGGTGCACGCCGCCGATGAACGCACCCTCGCCACCACCCACCATGCCCAGCCGGATGCGCCGCGCCTCCGCTGGAGTCGCGCCGTCCTTCGCCTCGATTGCCACGCCCGCCCTCGCTTGTGATTCGTGAAGTCTCGCGGATGCCGCCGGCGCCACGCCGGCTCAGAGGCCGAGCATGCGCCGGATCTGCTTCCTGTCGGTCGCCGAGCCGGCGAAGTCGTCGAAGGCCTTCTCCGTCACGCGGATGATCTGGCTCGCGATGAACGGTGCCCCCTCGGCCGCGCCCTGTTCCGGGTGCTTCAGGCAGCACTCCCATTCCAGCACCGCCCAGCTGTCGTAGCCGTACTGTGCCAGCCTGGAAAAGACCGCCTTGAAGTCCACCTGCCCGTCACCGAGTGACCGGAACCGGCCGGCGCGCTGCAGCCAGGGCTGGAACCCGCCGTACACACCCTGCCGTCCGCTGGGCCGGAACTCGGCGTCCTTCACGTGGAAGGCCTTGATCCGTTCGTGGTAGATGTCGATGAACGCGAGGTAGTCGAGCTGCTGCAGCACGAAGTGCGACGGATCGTAGTTGATGTGGCAGCGACGATGGTGCCCCACGCGCTCCAGGAACATCTCGAACGTCACGCCGTCGTGCAGGTCCTCGCCCGGGTGCAGCTCGAAGGCCACGTTGCATCCCGCCTCGTCATAGGCATCGAGGATCGGGCGCCAGCGCTTCGCGAGCTCGTCGAACGCCGCCTCCACCAACCCGTCGGGCCGCTGCGGCCAGGGATACAGGTACGGCCACGCCAGGGCGCCGGGAAAGCTCACGCTGGTGCCGAGCCCCAGATGGCGTGAGGCCTTCGCCGCCCAGAGCATCTGCTGCACCGCCCACTTCTGGCGTGCCTTCGGGTTCTTCTTCGCGCTGGCCGGCGCGAAGGCATCGAACGCCTCGTCGTACGCCGGGTGCACGGCCACCAGCTGGCCCTGCAGGTGGGTGGCGAGCTCGGTGATCTCGACGCCGTTTCGCCGCGCGATCCCGGCCAGCTCGTCGCAGTAGGTCTTCGACGACGCCGCCTTCTTCAGGTCGACGAATCGCGCGTCCCAGGTGGGAAGCTGCACCCCCGTGTACCCCAGCCCCGCCGCCCACTGCGTGATGGCATCCCAGGAGTTGAACGGTGCCGCGTCGCCGGCGAACTGGGCGAGGAAGATGGCGGGACCCTTGACGGTGGCAGGCATGGTGATGGTCGGTGGAAGGAGGGGCGCTGCAGCGCACCGCAATCTGCGGTCAGGGCAGGTGGCGCTGGTAGTCGTGCGCATGCCGGTAGAGTGCGGCCCACGCGGCATGGCGCGCATCGTGGTGCGCGACGGCGTCCGGGCGCGGCAGGTAGGTGGCAGTCCGCGCCGGCCGCGTGGCAACCTGCGCCACGGCCGACGCGCCCCCGCCCAGCAACGCCATCGCCGCCAGCCGTGCCGCGCCAACGGCGCAGCCGATCTCGCTTTGCGTCACCGCGTGCAGCGGGATGCCCAGCACGTCGGCCATCACCTGGCACCAGCGGGGTGACCGGGCCCCACCGCCCAGCAGGTCGGCCTCGGTGAGGTGCGTGCCGGCCGCGGCCAGTGCGTCGCGCGCATCCCGCATCGCATGGGCCACCCCCTCGAGCACCGCCAGCGTCATGTCGGCCCGGTCGTGTGCGGCGTCGAGCGCCGCGAACCCGCCGCGCACCCGCGCATCGTCGTGCGGCGTGCGTTCCCCGCTCAGGTACGGGATGAACGCGGCCGTCGTCCGCTCGCGGCCCTCCAGCTCGGCCAGCAGTTCCTCCTCGGTGCGACCCGTGATCCCCGCCCACCAGCCCAGGCAGGATGCCGCGCTGAGCAGCACGCCCATCTGGTGCCAGGTGCCCGGCACCGCGTGGCAGAAGGCGTGCACGGCACCATCGGTGTTCGGTGCGAATCCGTCGGTGGTGCACCAGAGCACGCCGGACGTGCCAAGTGAGACGAAGGCGTCACCCGCCTGCACGGCGCCCACGGCCACCGCGCCAGCCGCGTTGTCGCCGGCGCCACCGGCGATCAGCGGTGGCACGATCATCCCCCATCGCGCCGCCAGCGCCGCACGCAACCGACCCGCCGGCTCCGTCCCCTCGACCAGCCGCGGCATCTGCGACTCCGTCAGGCTCGTCGCGGCCAGCGCGTCAGCGCTCCAGCGGCGCTGCCCCACATCGAGCCAGAGCGTGCCGGAGGCATCGGACATCTCCTCGATCGCCTCGCCGCAGAGCTGCAGCCGCACGTACGCCTTGGGCAGCAGCACGGTGGCGATGCGCGCGAACAGCGCCGGCTCATGCTCGCGCACCCAGAGCAGCTTCGGCGCGGTGAAGCCGGGCATCGCGAGGTTCCCCGTCACGGCGCGAGACTGCGGCCACGCCGCCTCGAAGGCGGCACAGGCGTCGCTGCTGCGTCCGTCGTTCCAGAGGATGCAGGGACGCAGCACCGCACCGGCGCCATCCAGCAGGGTGGCGCCGTGCATCTGCCCCGACAACCCGATCGCGCCACAGGCGGCGGTGGCGGCGGGATGCAGCGCGCGCAGCGCGTCCACACACTCCAGCGTGGCCTGCCACCACTCGGCGGGATCCTGTTCGCTCCAGCCAGGCTGCGGGCGCTGCACCGTGAGCGGCGCGCTGGCGCTGCCCAGCACGACATCGCCGGCAGCGGTGGCATGCTCCACGAGCGCCACCTTGACCCCGGATGTGCCGATGTCGATGCCGAGGGTGATCATACCGGGTGCGGTGCGGGCGGGAGGGGCGACGGGCGGAAGGTTAACCACCCGCCGCGCCACCCCGAAGCGCCACGCCGCCCGCGAGCGTCAGTCGTCGAACTTCGTGATCGTGAGCGCGCCCGAGGTCGCGTCGAGCCAGCGGATCATCGTCGGGCGGAGGCGGAACATCTCGTAGTCCTCCGCATCCTCCACGTAGTAGCGGCTGGGGTTCTTCGACTTGAAGTACGCGAACCACTCGCGCCGCTCCTCCGCCTCGAGCAGTTCCGCGGTGCCGCGGATGTCCACCGCCATCAGCGGGTCGAGCACCTCCTCGATGACCGACAGCGACATGTTCCGGTTCGCCATGATCTGCTCGAACTTCCGGAACGCGCGGCGGGTGCCGAAGTACACGTTGAACGCATCGTCCACGGCGTACAGCATCAGCGAGGTGTGCGGGTGCCCGTCATCGTCGACGGTGGCGAACACCGCCTTGCGGTGACCGTTCAGGAACTGGGCGACTTCGTCCTTCAGCGCGGCAGGCTCCATCGTGCTCCTCGGGGGCATGGGGTGACGCGCGGGAGTGAACTCGCGGCGTGGTCCACGGCAGGCGTGGCGGGAGCCAATGCATATCGCGCCCGGTCGGCATGTCAGTCAGGTGACACCTGACGAGTGTGACGCGGCGCGACATGGGCGTGCGCGCCCCGGCGCGCCCGCAGCACGGGGATCCGTCGGCACCGCATGGCGGATCCCGGACCACGGCACCGTCATGACACGCACACGCGCGCGGATCATGATGGCGCTGCGTCCCCCACAGGCGGAAAACAGCACGGGGCCCCTGTCGGAGCCCCGTGCCGCATTACCTCAGTCAATCACGTTCATCCATCCGTGCACCCATCGGGCCACACTCACGCCGTGGCGGCGCGGCGGCGGCGGGCGGCAGCACCCAGGCCGATCAGGCCCGTGCCCATCAGCGCGTACGTCGACGGCTCAGGCACCACGTTCGTCGGCGCCTCGGCCAGCACCAGGTCGTCCATCGTCGGCCAGGCGAACGCGCCGGTCGGCTGCACGGCGGCGACGGTCATGGTGAGGATGTTCGACGTGGTCGTGAAGCCGAGGAAGGTGCCGAGCGTCGTGTTGGTGAGCGTCTGCGTCAGGCTCCCGGCGGCGGTGTTCAGCGTGACGACGATGCTCGTGTTGGCCAGGAAGTTGCCGCTGAGGTCCGAGCCGAAGAAGTTCGCGCCGATCCCGCGGATGTTCGTGCCGAAACCGCTGAACGTGATGGTCTCGGTGGCGGTGTTGGAGGAGAGCCAGTGGTCCGCGGACGTACCGGCGCCGAAGAAGTTGTTCACCACGGCGGCGGTGTAGGTGTGCGGGCCGGCCGTGCGCGTGATCGGCGTCGGCGTGCTTCCGGTGATGGAGAGCGACTCGAAGTCGTCGGTGCCGGCGTTGCTGGTCGCGCCAAGCAGCGAGGCGAGCGACGAGTGTGTCGTGATCTGCGCCTGGCTGACCGAGGGGAGGGCGACGAGGGCAGCGGCGGCGACAACGCGTGTCAGGGACGAAAGGCGCATGCAGGGCTCCGGGGGCAGGGCGATCGGGCAATCCTTCGGGGATGCCTGAACCGGATGCCACGATCATACCAACGGACTCTTCAATATCACTGGCGTAGCCAAGCCGTTCTCCAGCAACGACTTACGGGCCGTGAAACGCAAATTGTTGCGTCCGCTTAGTCGACGAACTCATCCATTGTGTGGCGGCGAACCCACAGCAGTCTCAACCAGTGGTGCGATGGTGCCGCGGCGGCACCACACCTCAGGGCAGGGCGACGACCCGGAACTCCAGGCTGGCGGAGAGCTGGGCGGCACTCGGGACCACGCCGCCGGTGCGCGACGCGCGGTTGGCGGCGTGGAACGTCAGCGACAGCGGCGTGCTGGGAGACGGCAGCAGGCCGGTGGCGATCGTGGTGAACTGGGGGCCGAGTGCCAGCGGCTGCCGCTGGGACGGCGACAGCCACGCAGCCGTGAACGTGCCCGGGGCGGTCGGGCGAAGCCGCACCTGCACCTGCCAGCGCTGGTTGGCCCGCACGATCACGCCGCCGGTGTAGCAGGCTCCCGGCGTGCAGAGCAGTCCCTGCTGCGGCGTCTGCACCAGCACCGGCGCCTCGGGCGAGATCACGAACATTCCGGCCACGACGACGCTCGCCTCGTGCGGCACCGCCGGCACGGGCACGGCGCTCCCCGCCGCCTGCGCCCCGAGGCGCGGGAGGCCCAGCGCCGACACGATGGCAACACACACCACCCGGACGGCGAGCCCGCTCACAGCGCCTGCACGGTGAAGGCCATACCCAGCGAGCAGAGGCCGACGGGATCGGTGGTCCACCCCAGGCTCGACATCCGGAAGTACAGCACCTGCGACCGGCCGGCGGTGCGCGCGTTCGACGTGGCGGTGAACACCCCGGCCGGCGTGACCGACATGGGCGTCGTCCGCACCGTGGTGCTCCGGCCCCAGAGCAGGTGCGCCGCAGGCTTGGTGGCACACGGCGCGGCAAACGACGGCGTGGCGGCAGCGATGGTGGCGTTCCAGGTCGCATTCGCACGCACCGTGACCGTGATTGCCGTGGCCACGTCGTAGGCGCCGGCCTCGTAGTCCGCGACCGTCAGCACGCCGCTGGCCGGCAGCAGGTTGAACGTGGTGGCGGACGACGTCTGCAGCAGCGTCGTCTTGCCGATGACCATCGGGACGGTGACAGTCGTGTTGCAGGTGGCCGACGCCGTGGCGGCAGTGGTGCAGCTGCCCTGCGCCTGCAGCGCGGTGCCCGCGCCGGAAGCGAGGAGCACGGCAACGACGACGGCGACGCGACGGGTCAGGCTCATTGACGCTGCCTCGTGTGGTTTTCCTGGGTCACCGCCGGCGTGCCGACCATCACCCCGTCGCCGCGCGCCGGCAAGCCGGGCGCCGGCAGGCGGCGCGTCCCGAGCTGCCGCACCCGCACGCTCCGCGTGCGCATCTCGATCTCCATCGTGGCCGGCATCTCGTCCGGCCGCACCAGCAGCACCGGACGCGCCGTCGCCGGGCGCAGCGGCTCGGCCACCGCGCTCGCGTCGATCTCGATCTCGAACCGGCCGACCGGCAGCGCATCGAAGGAGAACACCCCGTTCCCCACGGAGCGCGCCACCCAGGTGGCGCCCGACGAATCGTGCGCCGTCACGACGATCGCCTCGAGGTCGCTGCTGCGAACCTGCAGCGAATCCCCGGCGGCCAGCACGAGGCGCACCACGCGGCTGGCGAGCGGGCGGAGGGCGAAGTCCGTACTGCTGCGCGCGCGCGGACCGCTGGCGGATGGCGCGACCACACCGGCCGGCAGCGTCCGCACATCCAGCACGGCGTCGCGGCCCGACTGGCACGAGAAGCGTCCGTCGGCATCGGTGACCACCACCATGTCACCGCACTTGAGCGCGATGCCGGCGGCCCCCCGCTCGCCACCGTCCCGCGCCCCGTTGCCGTTGGCATCGACGAACACGCGGTGCGTCTGCGTGGCAGTCATGCGCGGCATCGCGAATCCGCGGCTCAGCCGCAGCGTGTACAGCAGCCCGTTGCGCCCGCCGACGCTCGACAGCAGGTAGGGGTTGTACTCCGCCTGCAGCGAGGCCTGGCCCAGCCGCCCCGGCAGCGAGGCCGACACGCCGCCGCGCGCGGACCAGTTGGCACCCGTGGTGGCGCCGAGCACGAGGCGCTGCACGTCGGCATTCGCCGTGACGGCCGCGGCGGCGAGGCGTGGCACGCGCAGGCCATCCACCCGGGCGCCGACGGACTGCTGGCGCGGATAGAAGCGCGCGCCGCCACTGAACTGCTGCGAGACCCAGGTGGCCTCGAACCGGCCGCCATCCGAGGTGACACCGAGGGCGGCGCGCAGGTCGGCACGCATGCCGGAGACGGCCGGGACGGTGGTCCCCGTGAAGTCGATCGAGCGCGTCAGCCGCGCCACGCCGCTGCGCACGGTCAGGTAGCCTGCCCGGTACCGCGAGTCGAACATCGCCGTGGCCTGCTGCTCGCCATTCGCGAAGCGGCCCGCCTGCGACACCGACGCGAACCGGCTGCCACGCAACTCGACGCCGACCGTGCTGTTGATCCGCGGCACGTCCATCGTCGGCATCACGAACCAGCCATCACCCGCGAACCGGCCGAGGGCGGCGTTGCGATCGCGCTGGTGCCAGGCGCCGGTGGAGAGCAGCACCGTGCTCCCGATCCGCTGGGAGAACATCGCGGAGAGATCGTCGGTCGCCCGCGCGTAGGCGAGGCTGCCGCCGGGCGCATGCACCGCGCGCAGGTCGAGCAGCGAGCCGCCGACGACACGCTGGAAGGCCACGGCAGCACCGGCGCCGGCACCATCCGCGTGCGCACGATAGCCGACCTCGCTGGTGAGCTCCCCGCCGCCGATCGACGCGATGCGCGACTCGAGCGTCAGCGCGGAGAGTTGCCGCGTTCCCACCTCGTCCCGCAACGCAACGCCCTGCAGGCTCAGGTCGCCGAGACGGCCGCCGTTGCGGGCCAGGCTCAGGCCCGCCAGCCGACCCGCCCCGGCGCTGAAGATCGACTGCTGGTTGAAGCCGAACGGGCGTCCGCCAAAGGCGGCCACGGTCGTGCGTCCCACCTTCACGTCGGCGGCAGCGCCAAGCCCGTTCACGAAGTAGCCGCTGAGCTCCGAGCGCTGCACGCCGATGGCGCCGGCCATCGCACCGGCACGCGGCGAGCGGAGGGCCAGCGAGGGCGGGCCGTCGGCGACGCCGGCGCGCGCCAGGCCGTAGCCTGCGGCACCGACACCACTGCTGCTGAACGTCGCGCGGGCGCTGATCGACACCGAGTCGGCGATCGATCCG contains:
- a CDS encoding sugar phosphate isomerase/epimerase, whose product is MTIQRPARDESSATLPRREFIQAAALGLLGAGALPLVSCAKPAPARGADSAADPEPPRPGATAAVPAAGIALQLYTVRDAIKADLAGTLRRVKSIGFDHVETAFWPEGVTLTQAAQALRDAGLTAVASHIEIPQGANRQAMLDTAKAYGSTHMIWHGWPEDRRYSTLEGTKELARIYNESSVIAKDNGLTFGVHNHWWEYRNTVGGRHPYEVLLEELSPDVFFEVDTYWVKVAGHVPAAVVAKLGARAQFLHIKDGPAVYHDNLAADNPDPMSPVGSGTQDFPAIVKAAAGNTKWMVVEMDKVSGDVFSALDQSYRYLTSNKLVRVGSPTA
- a CDS encoding HD domain-containing protein yields the protein MQKIVDFILELDKLKGVTRRTRPLGLDRQENSAEHSWQIAMLAATLAPHAAEPVQVDHVIAMLLVHDIGEIDTGDTIFYAESGLAERKAAERVAVERIFGLLPAGQGARFLALWEEFEAGETAEARFANAADRVMPVLLNLANNGQSWRENGITVDRVRARVAPSIIAGCPSMWAYIEGRLAEAEAAGWFGQGTGAGSPVP
- a CDS encoding amidohydrolase family protein translates to MRRPARHLERPVLAGLAALALGASAATGAGAQPRPPDLLVSNVSLVDVVTGRVRAGQSIATRGDTILRIGPARSMRGLRAARRIDGTGKFVIPALWDMHVHFGGGPSLVAENRALLPLYTAHGIVAVRDAAGDLSAQVLAWRDSIAAGTLAGPRLFTSGPKIEGINSVWPGDIEIDTRAGVDSALDRLQAMRVDFVKLTDNTLQPALFRYALGAIRTRGLRSSAHIPATVSVREAVTLGLGSIEHLAYAVRAGAEREGRPTPADVIAAFDSATAMGTYRLMAERGTAITPTLNISRTLAFLDMDTHANDPYLRYIGPGLQATYQGRVTRAAQADAAAIERRHRSYAFTSARLPMLQRAGVLILAGTDAGFLNSFDYPGIGLHDELQLMVESGLTPLQALRAATINGATFLGSTARHGTIATGKAADLLLLDRNPLTDITATRAIHALVQRGTYLDRAALDALLAATAAAVAAMPRP
- a CDS encoding Gfo/Idh/MocA family oxidoreductase, which translates into the protein MAIEAKDGATPAEARRIRLGMVGGGEGAFIGGVHRFAARLDGQFELVAGALASTPDKAQRSGRALGLADDRIYSDYAAMAQAESARVDGIEAVSIVTPNHMHAPVAEAFLAAGIHVICDKPLATTSGDARRLHALATQAGLLFAVTYNYTGYPMVRQARQMVHEGLLGDLRVVQVEYPQDWLTESVETSGQKQADWRTDPSRAGAGGCIGDIGTHAYQLAHFVTGLTVRELLAELSAFVEGRRLDDNAQVLLRFDGGARGALWASQVAPGNENNLRLRVYGSKGGLEWRQEHPNQLHWSPFGQATQVISRGTGAAGAAAARVTRIPSGHPEGYLEAFATTYTEIAAAIRARRTGAPPDPAVQFPTVVDGVQGVVFVESVVASAAAGGSWVSVPPL
- a CDS encoding sugar phosphate isomerase/epimerase, with the translated sequence MPATVKGPAIFLAQFAGDAAPFNSWDAITQWAAGLGYTGVQLPTWDARFVDLKKAASSKTYCDELAGIARRNGVEITELATHLQGQLVAVHPAYDEAFDAFAPASAKKNPKARQKWAVQQMLWAAKASRHLGLGTSVSFPGALAWPYLYPWPQRPDGLVEAAFDELAKRWRPILDAYDEAGCNVAFELHPGEDLHDGVTFEMFLERVGHHRRCHINYDPSHFVLQQLDYLAFIDIYHERIKAFHVKDAEFRPSGRQGVYGGFQPWLQRAGRFRSLGDGQVDFKAVFSRLAQYGYDSWAVLEWECCLKHPEQGAAEGAPFIASQIIRVTEKAFDDFAGSATDRKQIRRMLGL
- the xylB gene encoding xylulokinase → MITLGIDIGTSGVKVALVEHATAAGDVVLGSASAPLTVQRPQPGWSEQDPAEWWQATLECVDALRALHPAATAACGAIGLSGQMHGATLLDGAGAVLRPCILWNDGRSSDACAAFEAAWPQSRAVTGNLAMPGFTAPKLLWVREHEPALFARIATVLLPKAYVRLQLCGEAIEEMSDASGTLWLDVGQRRWSADALAATSLTESQMPRLVEGTEPAGRLRAALAARWGMIVPPLIAGGAGDNAAGAVAVGAVQAGDAFVSLGTSGVLWCTTDGFAPNTDGAVHAFCHAVPGTWHQMGVLLSAASCLGWWAGITGRTEEELLAELEGRERTTAAFIPYLSGERTPHDDARVRGGFAALDAAHDRADMTLAVLEGVAHAMRDARDALAAAGTHLTEADLLGGGARSPRWCQVMADVLGIPLHAVTQSEIGCAVGAARLAAMALLGGGASAVAQVATRPARTATYLPRPDAVAHHDARHAAWAALYRHAHDYQRHLP
- a CDS encoding pyridoxamine 5'-phosphate oxidase family protein; the protein is MEPAALKDEVAQFLNGHRKAVFATVDDDGHPHTSLMLYAVDDAFNVYFGTRRAFRKFEQIMANRNMSLSVIEEVLDPLMAVDIRGTAELLEAEERREWFAYFKSKNPSRYYVEDAEDYEMFRLRPTMIRWLDATSGALTITKFDD